A segment of the Trifolium pratense cultivar HEN17-A07 linkage group LG7, ARS_RC_1.1, whole genome shotgun sequence genome:
CCGCCGTCGATCTCTCTCAGTCTCAGTTGCCGATCAATCTCCATCTCCCTCGCCTAATCTCTCTCAAAAGTCAGCCACTCAATCTCTCTCTCGGTCGCCGACCGCCcaatctctctctttctctcaacCGCTCAATCTCTCACTTTAGGTATTATTCTTAAATCTCAATCTAGAATTTTTGTGTTGTTGGGTTGGGTTTTGCTCTGTTGTTACATTGATTTCTTCAATCTCAATTGTCTTTGATTTCTTCAAActgattttgaaaataaattaggttTTGATGTGTTCTGTTGTTTGCTCTGTTTTGAAGATAAATCATAAACTGATTTCTTCAAACTGTTTATTAAGTTTTGATGTATAATCTTCATCATTACCGTGCAGAGATTTTTTATGTTGCTATTGACAAAATATGTGTGGAGATGGATCACCGCTTTAGTGAACGAAGTAACATTGTGCTTAGTTCTTTCTCATGTCTTGACCCCAAGAATTCTTTCTCCAAGTTTGATGTTGATAAACTTGCTCGTCTTGCTGATATTTATCATGAAGACTTTTCTAATAATGACCGTGGAACAATAAGGGAGCAACTTGAGACATATATAGTTCATGTTAGAAGACATGTATCATTTTCTACTTGCGAAGATGTTCAAAGTTTGGCTTTGAAGATGGTTCAAACTGATAAACGTTTCGTATTTCCATTGGTCTACAAACTTATTGAGCTGGCTTTGATATTACCGGTGTCGACAGCATCCGTTGAAAGGGCTTTTTCAGCAATGTCGATTATTAAGAATAAATTGCGCAACAAGATCAATGATGAGTGGTTCAATGACTTGATGATATGTTATACCGAGCGGGAGATATTCAAGTCACTTGATGATATTGATATTATCCGATCCTTCACCGCAAAGAAGTCTCGGAAAGGGCATTTACCTCCTAATTTTATGTAGTATACTATtggtatgttatattttatcCCTCTTATTTGACTCatgttttgttggttttttctagtttttttttttgttttaactcatgctatccaaaaaaatattgtggttAAAATTGTGCCCAAGCTCCGCTAtaatcctggctccgccactggtggtggggtagagaaagtggtggggtagggtgttgaatagaaaaaccattggagagggtaaaagttgaatgtgtgttgaatgattaggtggaagaaagagaaaatgatgtggagtgaaaaagtAGATGTTGAAGGTGTTttggtgttgaaaccattgtatATAGTCTAatcagaaaaaatataaataaatgaattaaaCTTTATATTGTAATTGAAATAAGTATTACCATTATGAATGTGtagaaaaatgattttgaaCAAGCTTAAAAAAGATAGAGAAGGATGATAATTTTCAGTAAATATGGTGATTATATAGTGACAATAAAAGGGTTTATATAGTGACAGTGATGCTATAGACAGTCAACATTAGATTGTTGGGCCAACGGAGACTCGGATCCTCTATACGTAGGAATTCATGCAAGCACACAAATTTAGTTTGACGATAAATTATGATGGTTCGATTGAAATTAGACGGTGTAGATTTTAAGTTTagaatatcattttattttatttttcttagaatCATTTGACCAATATAGaataccattttattttatattgttggagaaaggaaaaataataaagtaatgttttttaaaatgaaaattcattaaataaaagaaactaATTATCTATAGAAATATATACCAAAATTGACGGGCCTTATCATCAAATGATactttttgatattttattttatatcataactttttctaaatttattttgacaaaatttatatatactaaacaataatattttattttataactttttctaaattttgcttcaaaaaaaaaaaactttttctaAATTTGTTTTGACTAAACtttatatatactaaaaaatggttatatattattaaagtCTCAATTATTTAAATAGTTTTATACATTTCCTTTAATcacataatcatattttcaaaacaaattctAAATCATACATCATACGATTCATATTATTTCTAGAGGTTTTATTTTTAGAGCACTGAATTGGAACACTCTATAATAGTacctttttcatttcttttttttccttttatttttgtatCGTTGTCATATTTTGGATGACGGGTGGCATCACTtggaaaaaggaaaaataataagATGATTATTCTTAAAtgcaaattcattaaataaaaggaaattaataatctatagaaaatttataataaacctaacaaagtttgaatttttttaatattttatttgataactaggaaaaataataaaatgatttttcttaaatgaaaattcattaaataaaaggaaattaatAAACTATAGAAAATGTACAACAAATTTGACAAGCCTTACCATCTAACgatactttttaatattttattttttttaataaccttttatggaaaatgatattaaatagttaaagtctctgttgtgaattcggattgaatcacaccaataccTTGATGTGTGTGGAGCAAATGGATTAAAGCAATCAACAAGCGAGAAtgacaataataacaataacaaaatataaaccgCGAAAACGTAAAGAACACGAGatattgtttacccagttcggttataacaacctagtctgggggagagagactctccgttccactatcaatgaaaaacttgattacaaagattcaatacaagagttgcaagaatttagTCTTGATCctaaattctacccttttcccgaatctctccccgtgaccaagaaattcaatcaataagtgtttacaaggtgatgaatcaatccccaaccctagagtatgCCCAAGAGAAGTTCTCTAATAAACTCTAGTCTTTTGTTGactttagaaaccctaaaatcaccttaaaaaagtcagaaaacgcaTAATCTTGATATTTTAGTTATccaatttttgaaaataatggtGTTATTTTGAATCGTATTATCATAGAAGCAAATATGTTCTGGTGGCATTATAAAAGTCCATACAAAGTGGAGAATTCCTCCGAGCCATGGCCAATAATTCTCTGGTTGCAAGGAGGACCTGTAAGTATTATTTGAATTAaatccatatttttattttattgtggaTTGAAGTCTCaaatattaattgaattgaattgaataggGTGATTCAGGAATTGGACTTGGAAATTTTGAAGAGATTGGCCCTCTTGATGTCAATTTGAAGCAAAGGAATTTCACTTGGTTGAGAAAAGCAGATTTGCTATTTGTGGTAACTTAGCTATGTGCATGCATGATTCGAATATAGTGAATTTGACCAAATTATATTGACACTATTATTTTAAGATGAGAGAACTAAAATTCGAATAATGTatgaaattcaatattaaaattCTAGATTTTAAGATGagagaactaaaatcttatttCATAGAAAATGGAGAACTAAAAATGCATTTAACTCATATTAAATgcttttttttgtcatatataGGACACTCCGGTTGGAACAGGGTTCAGTTTTGTCGAGGATTCAACATTACTTGTTAAAACAGACGACGATGCAGCCACCGACTTGACTAcattattaatcaaaatatttaacAATGATTCAACCCTTCAAAAGtgtaatttattcatttttggaGAATCTTATGGTGGAAAATTTGCTGCTACTCTTGGATTATCAGCCTACAAAGCAATTAAAAATGGAACACTGAAGGCTACACTTGGAggtattaattttctttgaaaTTCATGATCATTTGTTATAATTAAggaataaacaaaacaactactaaaa
Coding sequences within it:
- the LOC123895458 gene encoding uncharacterized protein LOC123895458 — encoded protein: MDHRFSERSNIVLSSFSCLDPKNSFSKFDVDKLARLADIYHEDFSNNDRGTIREQLETYIVHVRRHVSFSTCEDVQSLALKMVQTDKRFVFPLVYKLIELALILPVSTASVERAFSAMSIIKNKLRNKINDEWFNDLMICYTEREIFKSLDDIDIIRSFTAKKSRKGHLPPNFM